The Gemmata palustris genome includes a region encoding these proteins:
- a CDS encoding sigma-70 family RNA polymerase sigma factor, with translation MTAPEVNELVERWWPLAGGVARKWGTRFPWLAHDFESAAGYALWQLARKVSGETDPERGGRFAGLVRQAVRWAVIRRLEQERASNPGAFQSLPRAINPETGKARDPLTNAKGRERETGAALAAADELATLFRRAELSERYRDVVMRRLGHEEPREEIAADLGVSGTRVREMVTIAREKLRDVAEVG, from the coding sequence ATGACCGCACCCGAGGTAAACGAACTCGTCGAACGATGGTGGCCCCTCGCCGGCGGGGTGGCGCGCAAGTGGGGCACCCGGTTCCCGTGGCTCGCGCACGATTTCGAGAGTGCGGCCGGGTACGCTCTGTGGCAGCTCGCGCGGAAGGTGAGTGGGGAGACCGACCCGGAGCGCGGCGGGCGGTTCGCCGGTCTGGTCCGCCAGGCGGTGCGATGGGCCGTCATCCGGCGACTCGAGCAGGAGCGCGCGAGCAACCCCGGGGCGTTCCAGTCGCTTCCGAGGGCGATCAATCCGGAGACGGGGAAGGCACGCGACCCGCTCACGAACGCGAAGGGGCGGGAGCGCGAGACCGGGGCCGCGCTCGCCGCTGCCGACGAGCTGGCCACGCTGTTCCGCCGGGCCGAGCTGTCCGAGCGGTACCGCGACGTGGTGATGCGCCGCTTAGGACACGAGGAGCCACGGGAAGAAATCGCGGCGGACCTGGGCGTCAGCGGAACAAGGGTCCGGGAAATGGTGACGATCGCGCGGGAGAAGCTCCGGGACGTGGCCGAAGTCGGATGA